The region TTAATAAAACTCCAAGGACGTTTAAGGACAATGATCACGACAAGGCGCTCTAGTCTATAAGCGATAATCGATAAGATGTTGTAAATAGGGGATTGAATTTTCTGTTAAACCAAGCAAGTGTATTCTACATATTAGTTATAGCTAAATTTATAGAGCCAAGTGGAGACTGTTTTTAGAAGCAAAGTGAAGTGTTGCATTGGGAGAAATAGTGAGATGTCGATGCCACCAACAATACAAAAGTATCTAATCAAAATAACTAGCTGTTAAGTCAGACATAGCTAGGATAAGACGCATATAGAGCAATCTACTACCAAtacttttaatgtgttttccaaCTTGACGAGAATTGACGTATTAACGTATAACTCATAGCTATGTATGTTAGGTGTTAGAGCTCCACTTCTCTATCGCTCTCTTCTGCTTCAAGAAAGGACTCGGGACTGGGAGTGGGGGAAAGTAAGATTGTAGGATTTGGGAACCAAGACATTGGAATCGTTATAACTGAAGCAAGTACTCGATCATCGTAttgtatatttaatatttaagctaTCAGGCGACATTTAATGTGTGTATAAGGATTAGCTATCGGCTATGCATATTAACTAGGCTTAAGCACATTTGTTGAGCATCGTATTACGCTGTAATATTCATAGATTCTATACTGCATAGTAACTTATCAGAGCGCGAAAGGAAGCcagtttaaatgaaatttaaactttaattgtTAAAGCCCCCAACTAGGTAAATTACGTATAAAATAAttctaataataaatattaaaaaaactgTTGTACTATTATCGGTAATTATGTATCGAGGATTTCTTTGAATAAGCTGGCatattatataaaatctaaGCAAAAATCGTTCGCCACCAAAGGGCGGACAAAATGTAATATTTGAGAGCAAACTACTTTCGGGAAAAATGGGTAAAGAGTAATTAGCTAAACTTAAATCATAAAATGCAAACGATTAACGATTAAACGGCATAATGACATATATTGGTTAAGACGAGAGGTGGGTAACTACTTAAACAGATATCACAATGTTTTACTTCCATAAAACTAACAATCGAACTATTcgaaaaccaaaatcaaaaactcTAAGAAATCTTAAAGCCGACATCAATACCTAGTTACTAAGTGTTTTCAGATGTGTCTATCAATAAATACCAATAGAAGTTAATCGGCTCCGAGCTATCCCAAATACCTCGCAATAATTCGAAgtagcacacacacacacactttttaATTGAGCAAAATTTGCCAAGGATAATTACAGTTTTTGGTTCATAGTTCATTTAGCAATTACTTTCCTTTCAAACATATTGGCGCGCGCATTTCAAGAAAGAATTATTGCCTGGTATATGAGGAGGATGTGGGAGTTGAAAAGTCAAACAGCATAAGTTAATCTACTGAAATTACTATTGAATTCATTGGCTgcaacttaaataaaaattcaacttTCATGCAAGAGACAATGGGTGCGTGTTTCGTTTAATGCGATCTCAAGTTTACAAGCGTAAGTATCATTGATTTTCATTCAAATTGAATGAGGAAAGGCTCAAAGCTGAATTCGTATTTCATTTCCTTTGGGAGTTCATGGTGTAACTCAAAAAGTGCATCTTCATCGACCACCTTCCACTTAGTGGCAGTGGAGAAAAcctaaaaagaaacaaaatttcttCAGTTCATGGAAATAGCGATACACATACGCCATAACTTACCTCACAATTCGAATTAACAGGAAAACtgtttttaattatacaaaGGTTAAGTTTGGTACTGCGATTCTGGGCAATATCCTTTCCTGAAAATGTGTATTTCATAAAGCCAAACTGGCAATCCTTCAAGCATACAAATTCTGCTGCTTTTAATGCCTTTATAAAGTGTCCAAAGTCATCTTCTTGTGTTATCCTCGAGCTTATTAAATAAAGTCTCTTAATGTTTGGTATTTCTATATGATTAAATCCGATCCTGTCGAGATTTTCACTTATAATAACAACAGTCTCAAATTGCATCTCAACGTAAAGAGGCAAAGTTAATGCGGCTAGATCAGGCAATGCTAGCTCGAGGCTTTTGACCTTACTCCGAGTTTGTGATAGCTCAAAAAGGATTTGTCTGACTAAAAAATCACCCATTCTGTTACTTATTTTgagagttttaattttaaacattttgtcTAGTTTATTGAGGAACCACCCAGTCAATTCAGAGCTATCGCAGTGCAGTACCTCCAGATTGGCTATGGCTACCAGAGGCATACTATATCGTTGGATCTGCTTGTGGTCAAATATGTCCAGTTTGAGACTCTTTGGGAGCAAAGTAGATAAAATGCTGCTTAGTTTTAAGGCACAGACTTTAGAACAGTACGATAAAGTTAGGTGTTCCAGGTGTTGGAAACCAGTCATGTAAGCTCCAGTAAAATTTCCTTGGGGGCTGAAAGTCCGGATATTGGGAAACGAATCGACTATTTTTATCATATCCGAGTCCTCCAAACGAAAAGATAGTGTGGCGAACCGGAAGTCCTCGACGTTTGGATACACATAGTTTGTGAGCTCCTCGAAGTGTTCTCGATCGTCTGTTCGGAACCGCAAGTGGGTCATCGTATTCcaagtattttttaataatagacTCAAATCTTCCAGAAGGATTGGCTCTACTATCACCATATTCTTGCAGTAAAGACGCCAAACATGAGGCATTAGATATAGAAACCGCGAATGCACTCGTATCGCCTTAAGCTGCGTTTTCAGATCGAGGTAACTCAGTATAAGGTACAGGACATCATCAGGCACCTTTTCAAATTGCATCTGAAATGGTACATTAATTTggattaattataaaaaatgcaatatttgGAAGGGCCTATTTTcaagataaaaaataaatataaaacaaaataaagtgTAGATAACGCAtaactaatttaaattttgtgaaACCCTGtcttatatgtatgtactatCGATTTCTTTGTaactatatttattttgtagaaCTCTTGCACTTGCTCCTTATACTCTTTTACCAAACTTTATCACCCTCTTAATTGACCACGGAAAATGATCAGGggattcttgatcaggatcttGGGAGGTAATCCTCTCTATAAAAGTACATATGTAAACACAGATCGGATTGAAAAACTAAAACACAGACCCGAGCCATTTTAAGAAAAGTTTTTACTGTttagttttatatatgtaCCTAATGTGTATGTACattgtacatatgtatattgaaaattttcgtcaGAAAAATGTATATCAGCTATTTTATGTAAATTGCGGGCTCGtcattcattaaattttttaattcgcGAAGAATTTGAAGAAGTATTTTATTCACAATCGCGTTGCTGCCGCCAACTTTCCCCGGAATCAAAATTCTTGCTAAtcaaatttcctggaattgTCCAAAAACGACGAAATTAATCTCAGATCAGAAGGGCAACTGATCCGTAAATGAATTTCTTATCCCTAAGCTATATAAAGCCAGCTCCACCTCAAAGCTAGTTAGTCGGTTCCAAATTATTAACTAGCAACAATGGCTCGCTTCGTTCTCGTTTCGATGCTGTGCGTCTTTCTGGCCCTCACCGTAGTACAGGCGGCTCGTCCCAAGCACTGTGGTGGCAGTTCCGACAAATGGTGTATTCCGCGAATTTTGTGCATGGATATGGATAACGACAATAACGATGCCCTAGAATGCTCAGGCACGAAAATTTGCTGCCACATTCATAGGAGTGCACTGCTACCAGTTTTCTACCAGTGGAGGTAGAAAAAATCGATGTTCGCGGACATCTACTAACATTGGTTCCATCACCTCCTATCAGCTTTTTAAGGTGGTGCTCGCGGTTCCAGCTACCCAAGTTAGCGCGCCTTTTCTGCACTTAAAATAATGCTAACCGACCAAAGATGCAACTTGTCGAGCGAGTTGCTATCAAAATTGttattcttaaaattaaaaaaaaaattataaaaatacataaaattcattttatgtcataaatgcataataaattgaaaattaatttaccTAATTGTTTTACTGGTTGATCATTATGATGgttatcattatcattatgATCATTGTTTTGGTGATTGTGTACATAgtactacatacatatatctgctgctgctgctctgtaTGTAACAGTTGAccttatatttaataattgcaacaaacacaggtaaaatgcatttttttgttgttgttgccaatTATTGCTCTAGGGTCCTTTATAAGGACATAGGACAATATTGGCAATATCCTTAAAGGATCAAAAGTTATTGCTTGgtgagttttattttgataaaaaaaaataaaaatcacgaataatcattattttcgagttttattttttttgttcaagcttaatgattatttgtgatttttatttattttcgatcaaaaaaatggtttaacaatagaagaataaatataacaataaaaaattaaaaatcatcaaGGATATTCATAGTGTATTCTTAAGGATAAAAACGTGCTAGTCAAGCTTGTTCTATGTTGATTGAAAGTGATtgatttattcatttaaaaatagcgacaataatcattatttacggtCCCTGATAAATACCTTTACCCCTTTAGGTTCTGATCTGTCTTCGGTCTAAAGAAACTTgacatatttaaataaatgtacaaaatattcaatatttataaaaacccCTCGTTTTATCCAAGTTTCAAACCGCCGTTAACCCTCGATGGGTTTTAGCACAAGAATGCTGGCTAAAACAGTGTTGCATACCGTTAATTTAGTGGCTTAATGGTACTAGTGTACGGTCACTCAGTTTttctggttttgtttttatttggccatCGAAGAAAATCGCAAATCTGCAAAGATGCAGAAGTACGACAAAATGGAGAAGATAGGCGAGGGCACCTATGGCACGGTGTTCAAGGGGCGCAACCGGGACACCATGGAGATCGTGGCGTTGAAGCGGGTGCGCCTGGACGAGGACGACGAGGGCGTGCCCAGTTCGGCACTTCGAGAGATTTGCCTTCTGAAGGAGCTGAAGCACAAGAACATTGTGCGACTGATAGACGTCCTGCACTCGGACAAGAAGCTGACCCTGGTCTTTGAGCACTGCGACCAGGACCTGAAGAAGTACTTCGACAGTCTGAACGGGGAGATTGACATGGCGGTGTGCCGCAGTTTCATGCTGCAGTTGCTCCGCGGTCTAGCATTCTGCCACAGGCAAGATAATGAGAAAACGTAATGGGATATTCTTTATTTGTCATTTCTCCTCTACATGCAGCCACAACGTCCTGCATCGCGACCTTAAGCCACAAAACCTGCTCATCAACAAAAACGGAGAACTGAAGCTGGCCGATTTTGGCCTTGCCCGTGCTTTTGGCATTCCCGTCAAGTGCTATTCCGCCGAGGTGGTGACCCTATGGTACAGGCCGCCCGACGTTTTGTTTGGCGCCAAGCTGTACACCACCAGCATCGATATGTGGTCAGCGGGATGCATTCTGGCCGAACTGGCCGATGCTGGACGACCTTTATTTCCGGGCTCCGATGTGCTGGATCAGCTTATGA is a window of Drosophila bipectinata strain 14024-0381.07 chromosome 2R, DbipHiC1v2, whole genome shotgun sequence DNA encoding:
- the LOC108132064 gene encoding uncharacterized protein → MSGVQNEQHLQMQFEKVPDDVLYLILSYLDLKTQLKAIRVHSRFLYLMPHVWRLYCKNMVIVEPILLEDLSLLLKNTWNTMTHLRFRTDDREHFEELTNYVYPNVEDFRFATLSFRLEDSDMIKIVDSFPNIRTFSPQGNFTGAYMTGFQHLEHLTLSYCSKVCALKLSSILSTLLPKSLKLDIFDHKQIQRYSMPLVAIANLEVLHCDSSELTGWFLNKLDKMFKIKTLKISNRMGDFLVRQILFELSQTRSKVKSLELALPDLAALTLPLYVEMQFETVVIISENLDRIGFNHIEIPNIKRLYLISSRITQEDDFGHFIKALKAAEFVCLKDCQFGFMKYTFSGKDIAQNRSTKLNLCIIKNSFPVNSNCEVFSTATKWKVVDEDALFELHHELPKEMKYEFSFEPFLIQFE
- the Cdk5 gene encoding cyclin-dependent kinase 5 homolog, giving the protein MQKYDKMEKIGEGTYGTVFKGRNRDTMEIVALKRVRLDEDDEGVPSSALREICLLKELKHKNIVRLIDVLHSDKKLTLVFEHCDQDLKKYFDSLNGEIDMAVCRSFMLQLLRGLAFCHSHNVLHRDLKPQNLLINKNGELKLADFGLARAFGIPVKCYSAEVVTLWYRPPDVLFGAKLYTTSIDMWSAGCILAELADAGRPLFPGSDVLDQLMKIFRVLGTPNEDSWPGVSHLSDYVALPSFPAITSWSQLVPRLNSKGRDLLQKLLVCRPNQRISAEAAMQHPYFTDSTSSGH